A stretch of Henckelia pumila isolate YLH828 chromosome 4, ASM3356847v2, whole genome shotgun sequence DNA encodes these proteins:
- the LOC140863999 gene encoding myb-related protein 306-like, with translation MGRPPCCDKIGMKKGPWTPDEDILLVSYVQEHGPGNWKSVPTHTGLTRCSKSCRLRWTNYLRPGIKRGSFTDQEEKMIIQLQALLGNKWAAIASYLPERTDNDIKNYWNTHLKKKLKKQLQIGASNNIHHESGCSSADNVYSNNSINISRGQWERRLQADINTAKQALKDALSLENNESTMMTINNKHPTLQVGFSYASSTENIARLLKDWDKKKPKCEEYNYYSKCSSTSIQDSSNNAVAGTTTDSSNLSDDHHQNKSSGIDLSESFESLFGFESFESSTSEFSRSTSPDDVVHVHGQRKLVRDDDSNDHELALAPLSVLENLLLEHDQGKDFLNNFSFDENPDMF, from the exons ATGGGCAGGCCACCATGTTGCGATAAAATTGGTATGAAGAAAGGGCCGTGGACTCCTGACGAAGATATACTTTTGGTGTCTTATGTTCAAGAACATGGCCCCGGGAATTGGAAGTCTGTTCCAACACACACAG GTCTCACGAGATGCAGCAAGAGTTGCAGGCTTCGATGGACTAATTATCTCCGGCCTGGGATTAAGAGGGGAAGTTTCACTGATCAAGAAGAGAAGATGATTATTCAGCTGCAAGCTCTTCTTGGAAACAA ATGGGCTGCCATAGCTTCTTATCTTCCAGAAAGAACAGACAATGACATTAAAAACTACTGGAACACTCATCTGAAAAAGAAGCTGAAAAAGCAGCTTCAAATCGGTGCAAGCAATAATATCCACCACGAATCTGGCTGCAGTAGTGCCGATAATGTTTACTCGAACAACTCCATTAATATTTCCAGAGGGCAGTGGGAGAGAAGGTTACAAGCGGATATTAACACAGCCAAGCAAGCTCTTAAAGACGCATTATCCTTGGAAAACAATGAGTCGACGATGATGACCATTAATAATAAACATCCCACACTGCAGGTGGGCTTTTCTTACGCATCCAGCACCGAGAACATCGCGAGATTGCTCAAAGATTGGGACAAAAAGAAGCCGAAATGTGaagaatataattattattccaAGTGTTCCAGTACTAGTATCCAAGATTCATCCAACAATGCTGTGGCCGGGACGACGACTGATTCTTCTAATCTCAGCGATGATCATCATCAGAACAAAAGTAGTGGGATCGATTTGTCTGAATCTTTCGAATCCCTCTTCGGTTTCGAGTCTTTCGAATCTTCCACTTCCGAGTTCTCGAGATCTACTTCCCCGGACGACGTTGTTCATGTTCATGGCCAAAGAAAACTAGTACGGGACGACGACTCCAATGATCATGAATTGGCATTGGCTCCGCTCTCTGTTCTCGAAAACTTGCTGCTTGAACATGATCAAGGGAAGGATTTTTTGAACAACTTCTCGTTTGATGAAAATCCCGATATGTTCTAG